A part of Anabas testudineus chromosome 9, fAnaTes1.2, whole genome shotgun sequence genomic DNA contains:
- the snrnp200 gene encoding U5 small nuclear ribonucleoprotein 200 kDa helicase, whose translation MADVTARSLQYEYKANSNLVLQADRSLIDRTRRDEPTGEVLSLVGKLEGTKMGDKAQRTKPQKLEERRDKRRKRDEDRHDINKMKGFTLLSEGIDEMVGIVYKPKTKETRETYEVLLSFIHAALGDQPRDILCGAADEVLAVLKNDKMRDKERRREVEQLLGPADDTRYHVLVNLGKKITDYGGDKDLQNMDDNIDETYGVNVQFESDEEEGDEDQFGEVRDEHSDEDSEGEEADDRCTLSANLGATGDVMTVKKKDLHPRDIDAFWLQRQLSRFYDDAIVSQKKADEVLEILKTASDDRECENQLVLLLGFNTFDFIKILRQHRRMIQYCTMLASAQSEAEKERIIAKMESDQELSKILYQLQETEKEDIIREERSRRERVRKSRVDDLEAMDIDHGESVAPRQLLDLEDLAFTQGSHFMANKRCQLPDGSFRKQRKGYEEVHVPALKPKPFAEDEVLVAIEKLPKYAQAGFEGFKTLNRIQSKLFKTTMETDENLLVCAPTGAGKTNVALMAMLREIGKHINLDGTINVDDFKIIYIAPMRSLVQEMVGSFSKRLASYGITVSELTGDHQLCKEEINATQIIVCTPEKWDIITRKGGERTYTQLVRLIIIDEIHLLHDDRGPVLEALVARTIRNVELTQEDVRLLGLSATLPNYEDVATCLRVDPAKGLFYFDNSFRPVPLEQTYVGITEKKAIKRFQIMNEIVYEKIMEHAGKNQVLVFVHSRKETGKTARAIRDMCLEKDTLGLFLREGSASTEVLRTEAEQCKNLELKDLLPYGFAIHHAGMTRVDRTLVEDLFADRHIQVLVSTATLAWGVNLPAHTVIIKGTQVYSPEKGRWTELGALDILQMLGRAGRPQYDTKGEGILITSHGELQYYLSLLNQQLPIESQMVGKLPDMLNAEIVLGNVQNVKDAVNWLGYTYLYVRMLRNPTLYGVSHDDRSSDPLLERRRMDLVHTASNVLDKNSLIKYDKRTGSFQVTDLGRIASHFYITHDSIQTYNQLLKPTLSEIELFRVFSLSSEFRNITVREEEKLELQKLLERVPIPVKESIEEPSAKINVLLQAYISQLKLEGFALMADMVYVTQSAGRLMRAIFEIVLNRGWAQLTDKTMNLCKMIDKRMWQSMSPLRQFKKLPEEVIKKIEKKNFPFERLYDLNHNEIGELIRMPKMGKTIHKYLHQFPKLDLAVHLQPITRSTLKVELTITPDFQWDDKIHGSSEAFWILVEDVDSEVILHHEYFLLKAKYAQDEHLVTFFVPVFEPLPPQYFIRVVSDRWLSCETQLPVSFRHLILPEKYPPPTELLDLQPLPVTALRNSAFEALYQNKFPFFNPIQTQVFNAVYNSDDNVFVGAPTGSGKTICAEFAILRMLLHNAEGRCVYITPMEALAEQVFVDWHQKFQDYLSKKVVLLTGETSTDLKLLGKGDIIVSTPDKWDILSRRWKQRKNVQNVSLFIVDEAHLIGGENGPVLEVICSRMRYISSQIERPIRIVALSSSLSNAKDVAHWLGCSTTATFNFHPNVRPVPLELHIQGFNVSHTQTRLLSMAKPVYHAIMKHSPSKPAVVFVPSRRQTRLTAIDILTFCAADVVPQRFLHCTEKDLAPFLDKINDSTLKETLANGVGYLHEGLSATERKIVEQLFNSGAVQVVVSSRSLCWGINISAHLVIVMDTQYYNGKIHAYVDYPIYDVLQMVGKANRPMLDDEGRCVIMCQGSKKDFFKKFLYEPLPVESHLDHCLHDHFNAEIVTKTVENKQDAVDYLTWTFLYRRMTQNPNYYNLQGMSHRHLSDHLSELVENTLHDLEQSKCISIEDEMDVAPLNLGMIAAYYYINYTTIELFSMSLNAKTKIRGLIEIIANAAEYKNIPIRHHEDALLRQLAQKVPHKLTNPKFNDPHVKTNLLLQAHLSRMQLSAELQSDTEEILSKAIRLIQACVDVLSSNGWLSPALAAMELAQMVTQAMWSKDSYLKQLPFFTSEHIKRCTDKGVESIFDIMEMEDEDRTSLLQLSDGQMADVARFCNRYPNIELSYEVAEKENIKSGSPVLVQVQLEREEEVTGPVIAPLFPQKREEGWWVVIGDPKSNSLISIKRLTLQQKAKVKLDFVAPAMGIHNYTLYFMSDAYMGCDQEYKFSVDVKEADSDGDSDSD comes from the exons ATGGCGGATGTTACTGCTCGTAGTCTGCAATATGAATACAAAGCG AACTCAAACTTGGTGTTACAAGCTGATCGCTCCCTCATCGACCGCACACGGAGAGATGAACCCACCGGAGAGGTGTTGTCCCTGGTGGGGAAGCTGGAGGGGACCAAGATGGGTGACAAGGCTCAGAGGACCAAACCTcagaagctggaggagagacGAGACAA GAGACGCAAAAGAGATGAGGATAGACACGATATCAACAAAATGAAGGGTTTTACCCTTCTGTCTGAAGGCATTGATGAAATGGTAGGCATTGTGTACAAGCCTAAAACCAAGGAAACCAGAGAAACCTATGAAGTGTTGCTCAGTTTTATCCATGCTGCTTTGGGAGATCAG CCTCGTGATATTCTGTGTGGAGCAGCTGATGAAGTATTAGCTGTACTTAAGAATGATAAGATGAGGGACAAAGAAAGGCGCCGTGAAGTAGAGCAGCTTCTTGGACCTGCTGATGACACACGCTACCATGTGCTGGTCAATCTGGGCAAGAAGATCACAGACTACGGCGGGGACAAGGACTTGCAGAACATGG ATGACAACATTGATGAAACATACGGTGTAAACGTCCAGTTTGAATCTGATGAGGAG GAAGGGGATGAAGACCAGTTTGGCGAGGTACGAGATGAACACTCGGATGAAGACAgtgaaggagaggaggcagatgATCGCTGCACTCTGTCAGCCAAT CTTGGAGCCACAGGCGATGTgatgacagtgaagaaaaaagacCTACATCCTCGAGACATTGATGCCTTCTGGCTTCAGCGTCAGCTCAGTCGTTTTTATGATGACGCCATTGTCTCACAAAAGAAAGCTGATGAAGTTTTGGAAATCCTCAAG ACTGCAAGTGATGATAGAGAATGTGAGAACcagctggtgctgctgctgggctTCAACACCTTTGATTTTATCAAAATCCTCCGCCAGCATCGCCGCATGA TTCAGTATTGTACCATGCTGGCCAGTGCCCAGAGTGAAGCGGAAAAGGAACGAATCATAGCAAAGATGGAGTCTGATCAGGAACTGTCAAAGATTCTTTACCAGCtgcaagagacagagaaggaggacATTATTCGA GAGGAGCGATCTCgcagagagagggtgaggaaGTCTCGTGTTGATGACCTGGAAGCAATGGACATTGACCATGGAGAG TCAGTAGCCCCTCGACAATTACTGGACCTTGAGGACCTAGCCTTCACACAGGGAAGCCATTTTATGGCAAACAAAAGATGCCAGCTGCCCGATGGTTCATTTCGCAAACAACGCAAAGGTTATGAAGAAGTCCATGTGCCTGCTCTCAAACCCAAGCCCTTTGCTGAAGATGAG GTGCTTGTTGCCATTGAAAAGTTGCCCAAGTATGCTCAGGCTGGCTTTGAAGGATTCAAAACCCTGAACCGCATCCAGAGCAAACTGTTCAAGACTACCATGGAAACAGACGAGAACCTGCTAGTGTGTGCACCTACG GGAGCTGGTAAAACCAATGTTGCCCTGATGGCAATGTTGAGAGAAATTGGAAAACATATAAACCTAGATGGAACCATCAATGTGGACGACTTTAAAATAATCTATATTGCACCCATGCGCTCACTGGTGCAGGAGATGGTGGGAAGCTTCAGCAAG CGCTTGGCAAGTTACGGCATCACAGTGTCTGAACTGACAGGAGACCACCAGCTCTGTAAAGAAGAGATTAACGCCACTCAGATCATTGTCTGCACACCTGAGAAGTGGGACATCATCACCCGCAAAGGTGGAGAACGTACCTACACCCAGCTAGTGCGCCTCATTATCATT GATGAAATCCACCTGTTGCATGATGACCGTGGACCTGTGTTGGAAGCTCTAGTGGCAAGGACAATCCGCAACGTGGAGCTCACACAGGAGGATGTGCGTCTGCTGGGCCTCAGCGCCACACTGCCCAACTATGAGGATGTGGCTACCTGCCTTCGTGTAGATCCTGCCAAGGGTCTCTTCTACTTTGACAATAG tttCCGCCCTGTGCCACTGGAACAAACTTACGTTGGCATCACAGAGAAGAAAGCCATCAAGCGTTTTCAAATAATGAATGAGATTGTCTATGAAAAAATAATGGAGCATGCTGGAAAGAATCAG GTCCTCGTGTTTGTCCACTCCAGGAAGGAGACAGGAAAAACGGCCCGGGCCATAAGGGACATGTGTTTGGAGAAGGACACACTGGGTCTTTTCCTGAGGGAGGGTTCAGCATCCACTGAAGTATTGAGAACTGAGGCAGAACAGTGCAAG AACTTGGAGCTGAAGGACTTGCTGCCTTATGGCTTTGCCATCCACCATGCTGGAATGACCAGAGTTGACCGTACGCTGGTAGAGGATCTGTTTGCCGATCGACACATTCAGGTTCTGGTGTCTACAGCCACTCTGGCTTGGGGTGTCAATTTGCCAGCACACACTGTCATCATCAAAGGAACACAGGTGTATAGCCCAGAGAAAGGCAGATGGACTGAACTTGGAGCCCTGGACATTTTACAG aTGCTTGGTCGAGCTGGTCGTCCTCAGTACGACACCAAGGGAGAGGGAATCCTGATCACGTCCCATGGAGAGCTGCAGTACTACCTGTCCCTGCTCAACCAGCAGCTGCCCATAGAGAGTCAGATGGTGGGAAAGCTGCCTGACATGCTCAATGCTGAGATAGTACTAGGCAATGTGCAAAATGTCAAG GATGCTGTGAACTGGCTTGGGTACACCTACTTGTATGTGCGCATGCTTCGTAATCCCACCCTGTATGGCGTCTCTCATGATGACCGGAGTTCAGACCCCCTGCTGGAGAGGCGAAGGATGGACCTGGTGCACACAGCATCCAATGTCCTGGATAAAAACAGCCtgataaaatatgataaaaggACCGGTAGCTTCCAG gTTACAGACCTTGGACGCATTGCTAGCCACTTTTACATTACTCATGACTCCATTCAAACTTACAACCAGCTGCTGAAACCCACTCTCAGCGAAATAGAGCTCTTCAGGGTGTTTTCACTTTCCTCAGAGTTCAGGAACATCACAGTGAGAGAG GAAGAGAAGCTAGAGCTTCAGAAGCTGCTGGAACGAGTTCCTATTCCTGTGAAGGAGAGCATTGAGGAGCCTAGTGCTAAG ATCAACGTGCTGCTCCAGGCGTACATCTCTCAGCTCAAGCTAGAAGGGTTTGCTCTTATGGCAGACATGGTCTACGTTACACAG agTGCTGGAAGGTTGATGCGGGCCATATTTGAGATTGTGCTTAACAGGGGTTGGGCGCAGCTCACAGACAAGACAATGAATCTTTGCAAGATGATTGACAAGAGAAT GTGGCAGTCAATGTCTCCTCTGCGACAATTCAAGAAGCTGCCAGAGGAAGTGATCAAGAAGATCGAGAAGAAGAACTTTCCCTTTGAGCGTCTGTATGATCTCAACCACAATGAGATTG GTGAGCTTATCCGTATGCCAAAGATGGGGAAGACCATCCACAAATACCTCCACCAGTTCCCCAAACTGGACTTGGCTGTCCATCTGCAGCCCATAACCCGCTCAACACTTAAAGTGGAGCTCACCATCACGCCTGATTTCCAGTGGGATGACAAG ATTCATGGGTCATCTGAGGCTTTCTGGATCTTGGTTGAGGATGTGGACAGTGAAGTCATTCTCCACCACGAGTACTTCTTACTCAAAGCCAAGTACGCTCAGGACGAACACCTTGTGACTTTCTTTGTCCCAGTATTTGAGCCTCTGCCTCCACAGTACTTTATCCGTGTTGTCTCCGATCGCTGGCTCT ccTGTGAGACTCAGCTCCCAGTGTCCTTCCGACACTTGATCCTACCAGAGAAGTACCCCCCTCCCACTGAGCTGCTGGACCTGCAGCCCCTACCCGTCACTGCTCTCAGGAACTCTGCCTTTGAGGCTCTCTACCAAAACAAGTTCCCCTTCTTCAACCCTATTCAGACACAAG TCTTCAATGCTGTGTACAACAGTGATGATAATGTGTTTGTGGGGGCTCCCACTGGCAGTGGAAAGACCATCTGTGCTGAGTTTGCTATTCTGAGAATGCTGCTGCACAATGCTGAAGGTCGCTGTGTCTACATCACCCCTATGGAAGCACTGGCTGAACAG GTGTTTGTTGACTGGCACCAGAAGTTCCAGGATTACCTAAGCAAGAAGGTGGTTCTGCTGACAGGAGAGACCAGCACAGATCTGAAGCTGTTGGGAAAAGGTGACATTATTGTCAGTACGCCCGACAAATGGGACATCCTGTCTCGCCGctggaaacagaggaagaatgTCCAGAACGTCAGTCTTTTTATTGTGGATGAGGCACATCTTATTGGAGGAGAAAATGGG CCTGTATTGGAGGTTATCTGCTCCCGAATGaggtacatctcctcccagatTGAGCGTCCCATCCGCATTGTGGCCCTCAGTTCATCTTTGTCCAACGCCAAAGACGTGGCTCACTGGCTAGGCTGCAGCACCACTGCAACCTTCAACTTCCACCCCAATGTCAGGCCTGTCCCTCTGGAGCTGCACATCCAG GGCTTCAACGTGAGTCACACTCAGACCCGCCTGCTGTCTATGGCTAAGCCAGTTTACCATGCTATCATGAAGCACTCTCCCTCCAAACCAGCCGTGGTGTTCGTCCCTTCCCGCAGACAGACTCGCCTCACAGCCATTGACATCCTCACTTTCTGTGCCGCTGATGTGGTTCCTCAGAG GTTCTTGCATTGCACTGAGAAAGACCTGGCTCCCTTCCTGGACAAAATAAATGACTCGACTCTGAAAGAGACTCTGGCCAATGGCGTCGGCTACCTGCACGAGGGCCTGTCTGCAACTGAACGCAAAATAGTGGAGCAGCTCTTCAATTCAG gtgctGTTCAGGTGGTGGTTTCCTCTCGTTCGCTCTGCTGGGGCATCAACATCTCTGCGCACCTTGTCATTGTCATGGACACCCAGTACTACAATGGAAAAATCCACGC ATATGTGGATTATCCCATATATGATGTCCTCCAGATGGTGGGCAAGGCCAACAGACCCATGCTAGATGATGAGGGGCGCTGTGTCATTATGTGTCAGGGCTCCAAGAAG GACTTCTTTAAGAAGTTCCTGTATGAACCGCTGCCAGTGGAGTCGCATTTGGATCACTGCCTTCACGACCACTTCAATGCTGAGATTGTCACCAAGACTGTGGAGAACAAGCAGGACGCTGTGGACTACCTGACATGGACATTCCTCTACCGCCGCATGACCCAGAACCCCAACTACTACAACCTTCAAG GCATGTCCCACCGTCACCTGTCAGACCACCTGTCTGAGCTGGTGGAAAACACGTTGCATGACCTGGAGCAGTCCAAGTGCATCAGCATAGAGGATGAGATGGATGTCGCACCACTCAATTTGGGCATGATTGCTGCCTACTACTACATCAACTACACCACCATCG AGTTGTTCAGCATGTCCCTAAATGCCAAGACAAAGATCCGTGGGTTGATTGAGATCATCGCTAACGCTGCTGAGTACAAGAACATTCCTATCAGACACCACGAAGACGCACTTCTCCGACAG CTGGCACAGAAGGTCCCACACAAACTGACCAACCCTAAGTTCAATGATCCACATGTGAAGACAAACCTGCTTCTGCAAGCCCACCTCTCCAGGATGCAGCTGAGCGCTGAGCTACAGTCAGACACTGAGGAGATCCTGAGCAAG GCGATCCGTCTGATCCAGGCCTGTGTCGACGTGCTGTCCAGTAACGGCTGGCTGAGTCCTGCACTGGCAGCTATGGAGCTGGCACAGATGGTCACCCAGGCCATGTGGTCCAAGGACTCGTACCTCAAACAGCTGCCCTTCTTCACCTCAGAGCACATCAAGCGATGCACAGATAAG GGTGTTGAAAGCATCTTTGACATCATGGAGATGGAGGATGAAGACAGAACGTCCTTGCTCCAGCTCTCAGATGGACAGATGGCCGATGTGGCTCGCTTCTGTAACCGCTACCCCAACATCGAGCTGTCATATGAAGTGGCTGAAAAGGAGAACATCAAAAG TGGTAGTCCAGTTCTGGTTCAAGTGCAgttggagagagaggaggaggtgacagGGCCTGTCATTGCACCTCTCTTCCCCCAg AAACGTGAGGAGGGCTGGTGGGTGGTGATCGGAGACCCCAAGTCCAACAGCCTCATCTCGATCAAGAGGTTAACTCTTCAGCAGAAAGCAAAG GTCAAGCTGGACTTTGTCGCACCAGCGATGGGCATTCACAACTACACCCTGTACTTTATGAGTGACGCATACATGGGTTGCGACCAGGAGTACAAGTTCAGTGTGGATGTAAAGGAGGCAGACAGCGATGGAGACAGTGACTCAGACTAA
- the ciao1 gene encoding probable cytosolic iron-sulfur protein assembly protein ciao1, with product MKEALTLVHRLNAHPDSRCWFVSWSPSGTLLASCGGDKAIRIWGREGDSWICKSVLQDGHQRTVRKVAWSPCGNYLASASFDATTCIWKKKNDDFESLTVLEGHENEVKCVAWAPSGNLLATCSRDKSVWVWEVDEEDEYECVTVVNAHTQDVKHVVWHPTQELLASASYDNNICIYKEEDDDWECRATLTGHTSTVWSLSFDAAGQRLASCSDDRTVKIWKEFPNEGGQDDLLWKCVCTLSGYHGRTVYDVAWCQLTGALATACGDDGVRVFKEDESGDPDQPVFSLAAQVTKAHSQDVNCVSWSPKEPGLLASCSDNGEIAIWRFHEED from the exons ATGAAGGAGGCTTTGACTCTGGTCCACAGACTGAACGCGCACCCGGACTCCCGGTGCTGGTTCGTCAGCTGGAGTCCGTCCGGGACCCTGCTGGCTTCATGTGGGGGAGACAAGGCCATCCGGATATGGGGACGAGAAG GTGACTCTTGGATATGTAAGAGTGTCCTCCAGGATGGACACCAGCGTACTGTGAGGAAGGTGGCGTGGTCTCCCTGCGGGAATTATCTGGCCTCTGCCAGCTTTGATGCAACCACATGCATCTGGAAGAAAAAGAACGATGACTTTGAG AGTTTGACTGTGTTGGAAGGACATGAAAATGAGGTCAAATGTGTGGCGTGGGCCCCCTCAGGGAATCTGCTGGCAACATGTAGCCGAGACAAGAGTGTCTGGGTCTGGGAAG TGGATGAAGAAGACGAATACGAGTGTGTCACCGTCGTAAACGCTCACACGCAAGACGTCAAGCATGTCGTGTGGCACCCAACACAGGAG CTCCTGGCTTCAGCCAGCTACGACAACAACATCTGTATTTACAAAGAAGAGGACGATGACTGGGAGTGCCGGGCCACCTTGACAGGACACACATCCACAGTCTGGAGTTTGTCCTTTGATGCAGCTGGACAGAGACTGGCTTCGTGCAGTGATGACCGCACGGTGAAGATTTGGAAAGAATTCCCTAATGAAGGTGGACAAG ACGACTTGTTGTGGAAGTGTGTTTGCACTCTTTCTGGCTACCACGGACGAACAGTGTATGATGTCGCCTG GTGTCAGCTGACTGGTGCCTTGGCAACTGCCTGTGGTGATGATGGAGTGCGAGTGTTTAAGGAGGATGAGTCAGGCGATCCAGACCAGCCGGTGTTCTCACTGGCTGCTCAGGTAACCAAAGCCCACAGCCAAGATGTCAACTGTGTATCCTGGAGCCCAAAGGAGCCGGGACTCCTGGCTTCCTGCAGCGATAATGGAGAGATCGCCATCTGGAGGTTTCATGAAGAAGACTGA
- the tmem127 gene encoding transmembrane protein 127, with the protein MIMYAPPGSTVPGGRRRRGGTSLPKQQERSLVSALPGALSITALCTALAEPAWLRVHGGTCPRQELGVSDVLGYIDPKLLDDYCVNPQTILLLRVIAAFCFLGILCSLTAFLLDVFGPKHPALKITRRYAFAHILTVLQCATVIGFCYWASELILSLQQQHKKYHGSLIYVTFAISFYLVAGAGGASILATAANLLRHYPTEEEEQALELLSEMEDSSETFPADYDIANQFQPPPAYTP; encoded by the exons ATGATCATGTATGCCCCGCCGGGTTCTACTGTTCCTGGAGGCCGACGGAGAAGAGGGGGCACCTCCCTCCCCAAGCAGCAGGAGCGGAGCCTGGTGTCGGCTCTGCCCGGGGCTCTGTCCATCACGGCGCTTTGCACGGCTCTAGCGGAACCAGCCTGGCTCCGGGTTCATGGAGGCACCTGCCCGAGACAAGAGCTAGGAGTATCAGATGTTCTGGGTTACATAGACCCGAAGCTTCTTGACG ATTACTGCGTGAACCCGCAGACTATCCTGCTGCTGAGGGTGATTGCTGCCTTCTGTTTCCTGGGTATACTGTGCAGCCTGACCGCCTTCCTCTTGGATGTGTTTGGACCCAAACACCCTGCACTGAAGATCACACGCAGATATGCATTTGCACATATTCTCACAG tgttgcaGTGTGCCACAGTGATAGGCTTCTGCTACTGGGCTTCAGAACTCATCTTGTCactacagcagcaacacaaaaagTACCACGGCTCTCTCATATACGTTACTTTCGCCATCAGCTTCTACCTGGTAGCAGGTGCGGGTGGAGCCTCTATCCTTGCCACAGCAGCAAACCTCCTGCGCCACTACccaacagaggaggaggagcaggctTTAGAGCTGCTCtcagagatggaggacagcagtGAAACCTTTCCTGCTGATTATGACATTGCCAATCAGTTTCAACCACCGCCTGCCTACACGCCATAA
- the es1 gene encoding ES1 protein, mitochondrial, with translation MLATRALLSKQTLAVLSRQPACFVHHGDYGNWGNTNIAVVFSGCGWWDGTDVHEGVYTMYHLSRNGARFQMFAPNQQQMNVMDHMRKQPASGENRNMIMESARFSHGQGMMQMQDLSKLDVNSFDAVIFPGGHGIIKNLSSFVKDGKDCKLHNDVERVLKDFHRSRKPIGLASMAPVLACRALPGIEVTMGYERDENTRWGNWPHTNMVQAVKSMGARHNVREPYEAYVDEKNKVVSTPSFMWDTEYHYHYIFDGIGNMVKHVMRMSTK, from the exons ATGCTGGCAACCAGGGCTTTgctgtcaaaacaaacactggctgTTCTTTCTCGTCAGCCTGCCTGCTTCGTTCACCACGGTGATTATGGCAACTGGGGAAATACCAACATTGCAGTG GTTTTCTCAGGATGTGGCTGGTGGGATGGGACTGATGTCCATGAGGGAGTATA CACCATGTACCACCTGAGCCGCAACGGCGCTCGCTTCCAGATGTTTGCTCCAAATCAACAGCAGATGAACGTGATGGACCACATGAGGAAGCAGCCTGCCTCTGGAGAGAACCG GAACATGATAATGGAGTCTGCTCGCTTCAGTCATGGTCAGGGAATGATGCAAATGCAGGACCTGTCCAAGCTGGATGTCAACAGCTTCGACGCCGTCATCTTTCCTGGGGGCCACGGCATCATCAAGAACCT ATCCTCTTTTGTGAAGGATGGCAAAGACTGCAAGCTGCATAATGATGTGGAAAGGGTGCTTAAGGATTTCCACCGTTCACGCAAACCTATTGG ACTGGCCAGCATGGCTCCAGTGTTGGCGTGCCGTGCGCTGCCCGGGATTGAGGTGACTATGGGCTACGAGCGGGACGAAAACACACGCTGGGGGAACTGGCCTCACACAAACATGGTGCAGGCTGTGAAAAGCATGGGAGCACGTCACAATGTCCGCGAGCCATAC GAAGCCTATGTGGACGAGAAGAACAAAGTGGTCAGCACCCCTTCCTTCATGTGGGACACAGAGTATCACTATCACTATATCTTCGATGGCATTGGAAATATGGTCAAGCATGTGATGCGTATGTCAACCAAGTGA